In one Streptomyces sp. T12 genomic region, the following are encoded:
- a CDS encoding type 1 glutamine amidotransferase family protein, with product MSTETSASIGTGTARKPVYLAVYDTLADWEPGHATAQLARAGYEIRTVGPTREPVTTVGGLRIQPDLALDDVRPSDASLLILPGADLWDAGDELAPFARLARAFLDVGVPVAAICGATAGVAREGLLDDRDHTSAVSFYLAATGYGGGERYVEADAVTDAGLVTAGPTEPVAFAREILRLLKVYDDEAVDAWYRLFHDSDAEAYAVLEKAGVL from the coding sequence ATGAGCACCGAGACCAGCGCCAGCATCGGCACCGGCACTGCCCGCAAGCCCGTGTACCTCGCCGTCTACGACACCCTGGCCGACTGGGAGCCGGGCCACGCCACCGCGCAGCTTGCTCGCGCCGGATACGAGATCCGCACCGTCGGCCCCACCCGCGAGCCCGTCACCACCGTCGGCGGCCTGCGCATCCAGCCCGACCTGGCCCTGGACGACGTACGGCCGTCCGACGCGTCCCTGCTGATCCTCCCGGGCGCCGATCTCTGGGACGCAGGCGACGAACTCGCCCCCTTCGCCCGCCTGGCCCGCGCCTTCCTGGACGTCGGCGTGCCGGTGGCCGCGATCTGCGGGGCGACGGCCGGGGTGGCCCGCGAAGGCCTGCTCGACGACCGGGACCACACCAGCGCGGTCTCCTTCTACCTGGCCGCGACCGGGTACGGCGGCGGCGAGCGGTACGTCGAGGCCGACGCCGTCACCGACGCCGGGCTCGTCACCGCCGGCCCCACCGAACCCGTCGCCTTCGCCCGGGAGATCCTGCGGCTGCTGAAGGTGTACGACGACGAGGCCGTCGACGCCTGGTACCGCCTGTTCCACGACTCCGACGCCGAGGCGTACGCCGTACTCGAGAAGGCCGGCGTTCTGTGA
- a CDS encoding MarR family winged helix-turn-helix transcriptional regulator, protein MSRERQDLLSRSALGVFRLNGQFLAVAEELARPSGLTAAWWQVLGAVLGEPLPVSGIARAMGITRQSVQRIADLLVDKGLAEYRPNPAHRRAKLLAPTEEGRAAISRINPGHAAFADRLAQALGEAELADAVRVLERLSKVLDQIALPVTEP, encoded by the coding sequence GTGAGCCGCGAACGCCAGGATCTGCTCAGCCGCAGCGCGCTCGGTGTCTTCCGGCTCAACGGCCAGTTCCTCGCGGTCGCCGAGGAACTGGCCCGTCCGTCCGGGCTGACGGCGGCGTGGTGGCAGGTGCTGGGCGCGGTGCTCGGCGAACCCCTCCCCGTCTCCGGCATCGCCCGCGCCATGGGCATCACCCGGCAGAGCGTGCAGCGCATCGCCGATCTGCTGGTGGACAAGGGCCTCGCCGAGTACCGGCCCAACCCGGCCCACCGGCGGGCCAAGCTTCTCGCGCCGACGGAGGAGGGGCGCGCGGCGATCTCCCGGATCAACCCCGGCCACGCGGCCTTCGCGGACCGGTTGGCGCAGGCCCTCGGGGAGGCGGAGCTCGCCGATGCGGTACGGGTCCTGGAACGGTTGTCGAAGGTGCTCGACCAGATCGCCCTTCCTGTTACGGAACCGTAG